The Novipirellula aureliae sequence TGTGCGGACACGCCTTGCTGATCACCGCCACTGGCAACCGCGACCGGAATCCTGCCACAGTAGTATCGAGCGATCCCACAAATGTCCTCACGCGCTTCAATGTACTTGATCCGCTCGGCAAAGAACGCTTCCTTGCTTGCCGAAACGGCTTCGCAGTCAACGCTGACCGACTGCTCCTCGGCCAACACTCGCACGATTTCTTCGCTGCGCATCCCCCCCATCGAGTAAAACCTGTCTCTGGAATAAGAAATGCCAAAGGGAGAAAGTGCGTCGATCCACGATTCGTAATGCAGCGGCATCGAATCCGTCAACGTCCCGTCGCAATCAAAGATTAAGCCTGCATATTTTTTATATTCATTCACATTATCACCTTCCAAATCGGCCTGCTGAACGTCTAGCCACAGAGCCTAAAAGGACTGAGCTAACAGGACAGAGCCTAAATAGCGAGACCTCCATTGCATAGCCTCACCGATGAGCAATCGAGTTGCGTGTCGATACCTGCGAACGCGACACCGAAGCACCCTCCCAGCAACGGCGAACCAACCCAACCTTATGGGCAAACGTTGTCAATTCTGAGGACATTGATCCTCTCTATCCACCCAATGCGATAGAAAACGAAAAAGCGAAAATTGTGTCAAGCCTCGCGATGGTGTACGATCGATGGTGTAAGATTCATAATGGCTGTTTCGGCCAAGGGTCTGCCAAGGGTCTGTAGTGTGCGCATCGAAGACAAGGAATCAAAAGAGCATGAGTAGTCAAATCCACACGGGAAAATCTTACACCCTCGATATGGGAGATCGTAAAATTTCTCTGCCGGAGGTTATCGGTAGCGAAAACGAACGAGGCTTCGACATCACGAATTTGCGTGATGAGACCGGTGTCATTACCTACGATGAGGGCTACCGCAATACCGGCAGTGTCAATTCGGCGATAACTTATATTGATGGTGAAAACGGAATCCTACGCTACCGGGGAATCCCGATCGAACAACTTGCCGAAAAATCGACTTTCATCGAAACCGCATTGCTGCTGATTTACGGCGAACTGCCAACCCAGGAACATCTCGCCAGGTTTCGCCATGAATTGACCGAGCATCAAATGATCCACGAAGGGATGCGAAACTCGTTCCTCGGATACCCACCAAGCGGACATCCAATGGCGATCTTATCGTCAATGATCAACACGTTGTCATGCTACAGTAGCAGCGTGATGGAGATGGAAGATGAAAGCGGCTTCGAAAACGCTGCCGCACGACTGCTGTCAAAAATCCGGACGGTCGCGGCTTATGCTTACAAGACGTCGAGGGGGCAACCGCTAATGTACCCTGATCCAAAGCTGAGCTACTGCCGCAACTTCTTGCACCTGATGTTCTCGCTACCATCGAATTGGCATCATCCGTCCGACGAAGTCGTTCGCGCACTCTCTCTGTTTCTAATCCTGCACGCCGACCACGAACAAAATTGCTCGACCGCAACGGTTCGCATGGTCGGCTCGTCGGGAGCAAACCTATTCGCATCATGCGCTGCTGGCGTTTGTGCATTATGGGGACCGCTGCACGGCGGAGCCAACGTTGCCGTGATGGAACAACTACAGCGAATCCATGAATCGGACGAGCGAATCGAAGATTTGATCGATCGAGTAAAACAGAAAAAAGAAAAGCTTTTTGGCTTTGGGCACGGCGTTTACAGAAGCTATGACCCCCGTGCAAATATCCTTCGCGATCAAGTCACAAAGATCATGGATAAGCATGGCATCAATGATCCGCTACTCGACATTGCCAAACGACTCGAAGAGATTGCGCTTAGTGATGATTACTTCGTGAGCCGAAAACTTTACCCGAATGTTGACTTTTATTCCGGTATCCTGCTGCGAGCAATCGGTATTCCGCTAAACATGTACACGGTCATGTTTGCGATCGGCCGGATGCCTGGTTGGATTGCCCAGTGGAAAGAAGTTCGCGATTCGGATAGCCGCATCTATCGACCACGGCAAATCTACACCGGCCCAGGCTGTCGTGATTATGTCGGCGTGAACCAACGATAAGAGCGAGGGATCAAGAGAGAGAGGGGGGGGCGGCACTGATTCGCCGCCAAAGTTGGAACGGTCGCCTTCAGGCGATTTCCGAAACCCGTGTGAATCGACGAAAGCCTAGACGCCAACATTTTTCGCCACCGAAACAATCCTTCGGTGGCCAGCGAAATCCTTGAGGAAACGAAGGTCACACAGCCCCTCCGTTGCGTCGACAAGCTCCTCGCATAAATCGGCAATCATCGGACTGATTTCGATAATCAGCCGCCCACCTGCTTCAAGACGTTTTGGAGCGGTTTCCAATAGTCGTTTGATGATATCGAGTCCGTCAATGCCGGCGACTAAAGCTTCACGGGGCTCGTAATCGCGTACCGTGGCCGGCAGCTCGTCATATTCTGATTCGCTGACATAGGGTGGGTTACTGCAAATAATATCGAACGTCGGCGGGTCAACCAGCGATTCGAACAAATCGCTATGCACAAACGAAATCGAATCGGCAACCTTTAAGTGCTCTGCATTCCACGCTGCGATTTTCAGTGCCGCTTCGCTTAAATCGATCGCCGTAATCTGTGCATCCGGTATATGCTTAGCCAAGGTAATGGCAATTGCACCACTGCCGGTACCAACGTCGGCAATTCGCAGAGGGCTCCCCTCCCCTTTCATTTCGCCAAGCGGTTTCGCTCGGTCAATCGCTTCAACGACAAGATGCTCGGTTTCGGGGCGTGGGATGAGAACGTTCTCGTCGACACGAAATCGAAGCGAATAGAATTCGCGAAAACCAACCAATTGAGCAACCGGTGCTCCCTCGCCTCGGCGACGCACCATCTCTCGAAACGCGACACGCTGCTCTTCTGCAGGCACCTCCGCAAATGCGGTATAGAGTTCGATGCGAGCACAATCGCGAGCATGAGCGAGCAGGATCTCGGCATCCAAACGAGGCGAATCGCTACCACGTCGCTTAAAAAAGTCGGTCGTCCATTCAAGCAATCGTAATACCGTCCAAGGAGCATCCTTGGCATCGGCTTGGCTGCTGTCAGTCATGGCATGTCTCTTCGTAAGATAGTGGACGATAAAGAAGCAATGGCTTAATCAATCATGTCGCCGCGAAGTTGGTCGCGATCATATTCGATCATCGCATCGGTGACGGCCGTTAAATCGCCCGCAATAATCTGATCCAATTTATAGAGCGACAAATTGATGCGATGATCCGTCAGCCGGTTTTGAGGGAAGTTATAAGTGCGTATCCGCTGACTGCGGTCGCCCGAGCCGATCAAACCCTTCCGAGTTTGAGACAACTTAGCCTCCTCTTCCTCTCGCTTTTTCTCATACACACGCGCCTTCAAAACTCGCAACGCCTTCGCCAAGTTCTTGTGCTGGCTCTTTTCATCCTGGCACTGAACGACGATTCCAGTTTCATGATGAGTCAAACGGATCGCCGACTCGGTCTTGTTGACATGCTGTCCACCTGGACCCGAGGCGCAAAATTTATCGACCCGATAATCTTCCGGGCTGATAACAATCTCGATATCCTCTGGTTCGGGCATTACCGCAACGGTCGCAGCCGACGTATGCACGCGGCCTTGCGTCTCCGTCTCTGGAACCCGCTGGACTCGATGCCCGCCCGATTCGTAAGCCAGATCACGGTAGACGTTCTCGCCCTCCAAGGTCAGCGTGATGTCTTTGAAACCACCCATTTCGGTCGCACTGTGGTCCATGATTTCAAGTTTCCACTTTTTCAGCTCGCAGTAGTGCTTGTACATTTCGAACAAGTCGCGAGCAAACAAGGCGGCTTCATCGCCACCGGTGCCCGCCCGGATTTCCATCACACAGCGGGTGCGGTGCGAATCTTCGCCACCCACGGTGAGCGAAAGCAGCTCCTCCCAGAGCGTCTCGCGTTTTTTTCGCAACTCTGCCATCTCGGCTTCGGCCATATCCCGCTCGTCAGGATCATCCGCCGCTTCGGCCATCTCTTCACAACCACGAATTTCATCGGTTAAACGCTTGAATTCACGATACTTGTTGGCCACCTTGGCCAACCCGCCATGTTCGCGCGCAGCGGCACTCATCCGAGCTCCATCCGCCAACACCTCGGGGTCAGCCATATCAAGCTCAAGCTTTTTGAAGCGTGCCAGTTTTTCTTCGAGCGTATCGCGAATCGTACTCATAAGATGTCATCAAGAGATTGGGTTACAAAAACAGCCACACGCGTTCCAGGAAGAAACGATGTGGCTG is a genomic window containing:
- the prmC gene encoding peptide chain release factor N(5)-glutamine methyltransferase, giving the protein MTDSSQADAKDAPWTVLRLLEWTTDFFKRRGSDSPRLDAEILLAHARDCARIELYTAFAEVPAEEQRVAFREMVRRRGEGAPVAQLVGFREFYSLRFRVDENVLIPRPETEHLVVEAIDRAKPLGEMKGEGSPLRIADVGTGSGAIAITLAKHIPDAQITAIDLSEAALKIAAWNAEHLKVADSISFVHSDLFESLVDPPTFDIICSNPPYVSESEYDELPATVRDYEPREALVAGIDGLDIIKRLLETAPKRLEAGGRLIIEISPMIADLCEELVDATEGLCDLRFLKDFAGHRRIVSVAKNVGV
- a CDS encoding HAD family hydrolase, with translation MNEYKKYAGLIFDCDGTLTDSMPLHYESWIDALSPFGISYSRDRFYSMGGMRSEEIVRVLAEEQSVSVDCEAVSASKEAFFAERIKYIEAREDICGIARYYCGRIPVAVASGGDQQGVSAQLEQIGMRKYFEVIVTAEDTELHKPHPDVFLETARRLGVEPKNCIVFEDSPLGLEAAARASMDCFDVRDNSLHQATKSLTTNP
- the prfA gene encoding peptide chain release factor 1 — protein: MSTIRDTLEEKLARFKKLELDMADPEVLADGARMSAAAREHGGLAKVANKYREFKRLTDEIRGCEEMAEAADDPDERDMAEAEMAELRKKRETLWEELLSLTVGGEDSHRTRCVMEIRAGTGGDEAALFARDLFEMYKHYCELKKWKLEIMDHSATEMGGFKDITLTLEGENVYRDLAYESGGHRVQRVPETETQGRVHTSAATVAVMPEPEDIEIVISPEDYRVDKFCASGPGGQHVNKTESAIRLTHHETGIVVQCQDEKSQHKNLAKALRVLKARVYEKKREEEEAKLSQTRKGLIGSGDRSQRIRTYNFPQNRLTDHRINLSLYKLDQIIAGDLTAVTDAMIEYDRDQLRGDMID
- a CDS encoding citrate synthase: MSSQIHTGKSYTLDMGDRKISLPEVIGSENERGFDITNLRDETGVITYDEGYRNTGSVNSAITYIDGENGILRYRGIPIEQLAEKSTFIETALLLIYGELPTQEHLARFRHELTEHQMIHEGMRNSFLGYPPSGHPMAILSSMINTLSCYSSSVMEMEDESGFENAAARLLSKIRTVAAYAYKTSRGQPLMYPDPKLSYCRNFLHLMFSLPSNWHHPSDEVVRALSLFLILHADHEQNCSTATVRMVGSSGANLFASCAAGVCALWGPLHGGANVAVMEQLQRIHESDERIEDLIDRVKQKKEKLFGFGHGVYRSYDPRANILRDQVTKIMDKHGINDPLLDIAKRLEEIALSDDYFVSRKLYPNVDFYSGILLRAIGIPLNMYTVMFAIGRMPGWIAQWKEVRDSDSRIYRPRQIYTGPGCRDYVGVNQR